A DNA window from Streptomyces roseifaciens contains the following coding sequences:
- a CDS encoding protein kinase domain-containing protein, with translation MAQTQSAQGPSDPDANEGGMPDVPEMWGNGGLVGDGRYRLTHRLGRGGMAEVFAAEDVRLGRTVAVKLLRADLAEDPVSKARFTREAQSVAGLNHHAVVAVYDSGEDTVGRNVVPYIVMELVEGRTIRDLLLNADAPPPEQALIIVSGVLEALAYSHQHGIVHRDIKPANVIITNSGAVKVMDFGIARALHGAASTMTQTGMVMGTPQYLSPEQALGKTVDARSDLYATGCLLYELLALRPPFTGETPLSVVYQHVQDMPVPPSQVLGSVPPELDGLVMRSLAKDPDDRFQSAEEMRGLVQYALQMLHDAGAHSGAWDTGPIDHMGGATQVMGAVGGPHTTAMQHPQHGGGTSQQPILPPRHGDDGGFDGYGGNGGRGGGKGRMLLVAAVVAIVLVAGAVYALKSFQTSGGKTERKPDKTSVGPSTPGPSGSQSPDAQKSPSPGHNGTTGDTGRQRDSDSEDDTTDTDEGTGRHKPSHGTSAPPSSAPPSTDPSTQPDPSSKPSTGGGDNKPGTTAGQSGSTGTTTGTTTGQTGTTGTTAGQGATGTTPGT, from the coding sequence ATGGCACAGACGCAGAGCGCCCAGGGTCCGTCCGACCCTGACGCCAACGAGGGCGGAATGCCCGATGTGCCGGAAATGTGGGGTAACGGGGGGCTCGTCGGGGACGGACGTTACCGCCTCACGCACAGGCTGGGCCGCGGCGGCATGGCCGAGGTCTTCGCCGCCGAGGACGTGCGCCTGGGCCGCACGGTAGCGGTGAAGCTGCTCCGCGCCGACCTCGCCGAGGACCCGGTGTCCAAGGCCCGCTTCACCCGCGAGGCGCAGTCGGTCGCCGGGCTCAACCACCACGCGGTCGTCGCCGTTTACGACTCCGGCGAGGACACCGTCGGCCGCAACGTCGTGCCGTACATCGTCATGGAGCTGGTCGAAGGCCGCACCATCCGCGACCTGTTGCTCAACGCCGACGCCCCGCCGCCCGAGCAGGCGCTCATCATCGTCTCCGGCGTGCTGGAGGCCCTGGCCTACAGCCACCAGCACGGCATCGTGCACCGTGACATCAAGCCCGCCAACGTGATCATCACCAACAGCGGCGCGGTGAAGGTCATGGACTTCGGCATCGCCCGCGCCCTGCACGGCGCGGCCTCCACCATGACCCAGACCGGCATGGTCATGGGCACCCCGCAGTACCTCTCGCCCGAGCAGGCCCTCGGCAAGACCGTCGACGCCCGCTCGGACCTCTACGCCACCGGCTGCCTGCTCTACGAACTGCTGGCGCTGCGTCCGCCGTTCACCGGCGAGACCCCGCTCTCGGTCGTCTACCAGCACGTCCAGGACATGCCGGTGCCGCCGTCGCAGGTCCTCGGCAGCGTGCCGCCGGAGCTCGACGGCCTGGTCATGCGCTCCCTCGCCAAGGATCCGGACGACCGGTTCCAGAGCGCCGAGGAGATGCGCGGGCTGGTCCAGTACGCCCTGCAGATGCTGCACGACGCGGGCGCCCACTCCGGTGCCTGGGACACGGGCCCGATCGACCACATGGGCGGCGCCACGCAGGTGATGGGCGCCGTAGGCGGCCCGCACACCACCGCCATGCAGCACCCGCAGCACGGCGGCGGCACCTCCCAGCAGCCGATACTGCCGCCCCGCCACGGCGACGACGGCGGTTTCGACGGCTACGGCGGCAACGGCGGCCGGGGCGGCGGCAAGGGCAGGATGCTGCTCGTCGCCGCCGTCGTGGCGATCGTGCTGGTGGCGGGCGCGGTGTACGCGCTGAAGTCGTTCCAGACGAGCGGCGGCAAGACGGAGAGGAAGCCCGACAAGACCTCCGTCGGTCCGTCCACCCCCGGCCCCTCCGGCTCGCAGAGCCCCGACGCCCAGAAGTCCCCCTCCCCGGGCCACAACGGCACGACGGGCGACACGGGCCGTCAGCGCGATTCGGACAGCGAGGACGACACCACGGACACCGACGAGGGCACCGGCCGGCACAAGCCGTCGCACGGGACGTCCGCGCCGCCGTCCAGCGCCCCGCCCTCCACGGACCCGTCGACCCAG